Within Sinorhizobium sp. RAC02, the genomic segment CGAAATCGGCAAGCTGCTTGACCCGCCACCCCTTCGTCGCGTCGATCGGCAGCAGCGAGAGGCCGAGGCCGGCCTCGACGGCCATCAGCACGTTGCGCAGGCTGGCGGAGGTGAAGGCGACGTACCAGCGGCGGCGCTCGCGCTCCAGCCGTTCGGACATGGCATCGCGATAGAGCCCGCCGGGCGGAAAGGTGACGAGCGGCGTCGGGTCGGGCAGGTCGGGCGCCGCATCCATTGCGGTGAACCAGGCGATCGGTTCCTCGAAGCTCGCCCAGCTGTCGGCGCTCGGCGTGTCCTCCTTCAACACCACGATGTCGAGTTCGCCGGCGCGGTAGCGGCGGTTGAGGTCGGCGCGCAGGCCGGTGGTGACGTCGAGGCGTGCTTCCTTGTGGCGTTTGGTGAAGGCGGCGAAGGCACGGGCCATTTCCGGCGTGGCGATGTCATCCGGCATGCCGATGCGCACGGAGGTGGTGCCGGAGGTTTCCGCCACCAGCGTCAGCGCTTCGGTCTGGAGGGCGAGGATGCGGCGGGCGTGGCCGAGCAGGCGTTCGCCCGTAACGGTCAAGCGCACCGGCCGCGCGGCGCGGTCGACCAGATCCCGCCCGATCGCCTCCTCGAGCCTTGCGATCTGCTGGCTCATGGTCGATTGCGTCATATGCAGGCGATCGGCGGCAGCCGTGAAACTCCCGGCGTCGGCAATTGCCACGAAGGCCCGAAGCAGGCGCGGGTCGAGCACGACATCTCCATCGAAAATCAGAATAGTCAGCATCTAAACATCTAATTTGCGCATGATTCAAGCCGGTGATAGCGATAGGCACGATCGGCAGGCCCCCACCCTGCCGCGAACAGGCATTTTCAGCACGAGAGTCAATTCTGATGGATACCGTTGAGGCGCGCGCTGACCGCGATTGGGCAATGCTGGCATTGGTCGTGCTGATCGGGCTCAACCTGCGTCCCTTTCTCGCTGCCCCGGCACCGATCCTCGCCGAGATCGTCGCGGATACCGGTCTCGGCTATGGCGGTATTGCGATGCTCACCCTGCTGCCGATGTTCCTGATGGGGCTCGGCGCGTTCATTGCGCCCGGCCTTCAGGTGAAGCTCGGCGCGCGGCGCGGGCTGTTGATGGCACTCTGCATCCTCCTGTTCGGTTCGGCGCTTCGCCTCGTCGCCGTGGACGGGGTGTCGCTGATCCTGACGGCGGCGCTCTGCGGCATCGGCGTCGCCTTCATCCAGGCGGCCTTTCCCGGCATCATCAAGGCACGCTTCCCAACCCAGGTGCCGGTTGTCACCGGTCTCTATTCGGCGATGATCATGGCTGGCGGCGCCTTCGGTGCGCGGCTGATGCCGGTGTTGGTGCATGCCGGTTTCGGCTGGCGGGCGGCACTCGCCTGGCTGGCGCTGCCGGTCGTCATCGCGCTCGCTGCCGCCTGGCGCATCCTGTCCGATGTGCAGTCGAGCAAGCCGGACGGCACGCTGACGCGCCAGCTTCTCAGCCGGCCGCGCACCTGGGTGCTGATGGCGGCCTTCGGGTTGATCAATGCCGGCTACACTTCAATGATTGCCTGGCTTGCGCCCTACTACCAGGCGCAGGGTTGGAACAGCACCGACAGCAGTGGCCTCGTCGCCATCATGGCGATCTGCCAAGCCGTTGCGGCGCTGGGCCTCCCGATTTTCGCGCGCGGGAATATCGACCGCCGTCGCTGGCTGTGGCTGACCATTGCGTTCCAGGCTATCGGCTTTTTCGGCCTTGCAGGCCTTCCCGACCTGGCTCCGGCGGTCTGGGCGGGGCTTTGCGGCGCCGGCCTCGGTGGCAGTTTCGCGCTTGCCATCGTCACCGCGCTCGATCACCTGCCGCGGCCGGAACAGGCCGGCGCGCTTGCCGCGCTGATGCAGGGTGGCGGCTTCCTCATCGCTGCCATCGGTCCCTATGCGATGGCAGTGCTGCACGATTGGACGGGTGGTTTTGCCGCCGGCTGGGCGTTGCATCTCGGCTGCGTGCTGGTGACGGCGCTGCTCTATCTGCGCTTCGATCCGCGATCCTATCCGGACGCGATGCCGTTACCCTCATGAAAAAACCCGCGCCGGTGGGGCGCGGGTTTCTAAGCGGATTTTAGCGGCGGGAACCGAAAGGCTTCAGCGCCATGTGGCGGTTGACGTCCTTGTAGAGCAGATAGCGGAACGGGCCGGGGCCACCGGCATAGCAGGCCTGCGGGCAGAAGGCGCGCAGCCACATGAAGTCGCCGGCTTCGACTTCCACCCAGTCCTGGTTGAGGCGGTAGACGGCCTTGCCCTGCAGCACGTAGAGGCCGTGTTCCATGACATGGGTTTCGGCAAAGGGAATGACCGCGCCGGGCATCAGCGTGACGATCGTCACATGCATGTCGTGGCGAAGGTCGTTGGGATCGACGAAGCGCGTCGTCGCCCATCCGCCATTCGTGCCGGGCATTTCCGACGGCTTGATGTCTTTTTCGTTGAGGATCAGGGGTTCCGGATGCGGAAGTCCATCGACCGCCTCATAGGCCTTGCGGATCCAGTGGAAGCGGGTATGGGCGCCCGAACGATTGTGCAGCGACCATTTCAGGCCCGGCGGCAGAAACGCATAACCGCCCGGCTCGAGCGTGTGCTTGCCGGTCGGCAAGGTCAGTTCCACCTCGCCATCGACGACGAAGAGCACGCCCTCGGCGTCCGGGTCCTGCTCCGGCCTGTCGCTGCCGCCGCCCGGCGCCACTTCCATGATGTATTGCGAAAACGTCTCGGCAAAGCCGGAAAGCGGACGCGCAATGACCCAGCAACGCGTGTCGTTCCAGAAGGGCAGGAAGCTCGTGACGATATCCTGCATGGTTCCCTTCGGAATCACCGCATAGGCCTCGGTGAAGACGGCACGCCCGGTCAGGAGGTCGCTCTGCGGCGGATGGCCGCCAAGGGAGGAATAGTAGCTTCTTTGCATCGTCTCAGGCCCTTTGTCTTGAGTGTTTCCGGTGTTTCCCGACGGATTTCTCTTCCGCCTTGTTCGTGAATGGCGTCACTTCGCGCCTGCTTTTTCCAGGAGTGCGACCATCTCGCCAAAGCCGCGGCCGCGCGCATGCTGGAGCGGCGTCACGCCGTCATCGTCGGCGAGATTGACGTTGGTCCCGGCCTTGATCAGGAGATCGACGATCTGGACGTGGCGCTTTCCTCCGTCGCCGAGGATGATCGCCTCCAGCAGCGCCGTCCAGCCGAGCCGGTTGACATGATCGACCTCGATACCGGCCTTGATCAGCGTGTCGACCGTCTCGACATGGCCGCGTTCGGCGGCCGGGATGAGGGCGGTGCCGCCGTAGCGGTTGATGCTCTTGAGGTCGGCGCCGTGGGAAAGCGTCAGTTTGAGGATGTCGAGGTGCCCGCGTGCGCCAGCATAGAGATAGGGACTGTCGCTGATGGCGTCCTTGGCATTGACGTCGGCGCCGGCCTCGATCAGTGCGCGGGCGGCGTTCACGCGGTTGGCATGCGTGGCGACGAGCAGGGCCGTCGCGCCGCTGCCGTCCCGCGCGTCGATTGCCACGCCTTTGGCCAGAAGCGCTTTGATGGCAACGGCGTCGTCGGCTGCGGCAGCCTTGTGCAGGTCGAGGGTCATGGCATTGTCTGTAGCAAGAAGGGGAGATGCGAGCGCGGTCAGGAAGAGCCAGGCCGAGAGCAGGACGAGTTTCAGCATGCGGATCCCGTTGGTTATGGTCTTAAATTAACAGCGGCCTGCGGCATTAGGAAATTAAATGTGCAAATCCCTATCATTCAGAAGTTGGAATTCATGTGAGGGGCCGGCTATAAGCCGAAAGGGCCACAGAACGAGAGAAAGGGCCGATCCATGAGGACGGAACAGGGACTTCTGCGCATCTCCATTGCCGTCACCATCGTGCTTGCCGGCGTCGGTATCCTGTTCGGCATTCTCTCCGGCTCCTTCGCCATCGTCTTCGATGGCGTCTATGCGCTGACCGATGCGGCGATGACCGTGCTCGCCCTGCTCGTCTCGAACCTCATCGCATCCTCGGCGACGGGCGGCGGCAAAGGCCGGCTCGTCAAGCATTTCACGATGGGCTTCTGGCATCTGGAGCCGATGGTGCTGGGCCTCAACGGTATCCTTCTGACCGGTGCGGCGATCTACGCTCTGATCAACGCCATCGGCAGCATCATGGACGGTGGCAGGCCGCTCGATTTCGACCAGGCGATCATCTATGCCGTCGTGACGATCATCGTGACGGTCGCCATGGCGATCATCGCCACCCGCGCAAACCGCACCCTCCAGTCGGATTTCGTGGCACTCGACGCCAAGGCCTGGATGATGTCCGCGGGCCTGACGAGTGCGCTGCTGGTCGCCTTCGTCATCGGCTATTTCATCCAGGGAACGGCCCATGAATGGCTGTCGCCCTATATCGACCCGGTGGCGCTGGCGCTCGTCTGCCTTGTTATCATCCCCATCCCCGCCGGCACCATCCGGCAGGCGCTGGCCGATATCCTGCTCGTCACACCCGGGGACCTGAAAAGCCATGTCGATGCGATCGCCAAAACCATCGTCGAGCGGCATGGCTTCCTCTCCTACCGGGCCTATGTCGCCCGCGTCGGCCGTGGCCGGCAGATCGAGCTCTTCTTCATCGTGCCCGAGGATTTTCCGCCGCGGAAGCTGCAGGAATGGGACGATATCCGCGACGAAATCGGTATCGCCATCGGCGACGAGGGGCCGGATCGCTGGCTGACGATCGCCTTCACCACCGATCCCGAATGGGCAGACTGAAAAAACCCGAAGCGGATCGCTCCACCCCGGGTTTCGTTCCCACTTCGAACCGACCTCCTAGAGACCGAAAGCCGTGATCGCGCCGTCCATGCGCTCGCGGGCCTTCTTCGGCAGCTTGCCGGTCTTGACGGCGTCGAGATTGGCCGGCGCGTCGCCGACGACCACCACACCCACCATGCCCATGCCGACATGCGGCGTGCATTTGACGCCATAGGCGCCCGGCTTGTCGAAGGTGACCTTGTAGTTCTCGTTCATCTTGCTCTTGAAGGCTTCCGCCCCGTCCGGGATCATGCCCTTGATCGTCTCGACATTGTGCCCCTTGTCGGTCGGGATGAAGGTGACCGTGTCGCCGGGCGCCACCTTCACGAAGGCCGGCTCGAACACCATGGCGCCTTCGGCACCCTTGTTGAGCATATGCACCTCGAAATCTGCCGCTGCGGCGGGAAGCGCGAGCGCCAGAATGACCGCTGCTGCACCGACGATGCTCTTTGCCATGATACGCACTGGAAGTCTCCTTGCTGACGAACGTCAATCGTTCATGCGCAAGGGGTAGACCCGCGAGGCCCCTCCTTCTTTGACGTTGATCAAACAACGGGGAGGGGCATGCGTGGCGTGCTGTCGCAGGTTATCGGCCTGCATGCACCGGTGGCAGCATGGCGCTCCAGGGCCGCGCCTCTTCGAGATCGCGGGCAACGCGCACCAGCGTCGCCTCGTCGGCGAAGCGGCCGACGATCTGGATACCGACCGGCATGTGGTTGCGGTCGAGGCCGAGCGGCAGGCTGACGGAGGGCTGGCCGGTGGCGTTGAACGTGCCGAGGAAGGTGAAGAGCGTGGTGTCGCCCTCGGCGAAGCCGGTGGCCGTAAGGTCGGAGCGGGTGGTGGAAAAGCGGCCATGTTCCGGCGCCGTCACCGGCGTCGTCGGCGTCAGCAGGATGTCGTAGCTCGCCGTTGCCATTGCGACATCGTGGCGGATCTTGCGCATGGTCTCGAATATGGTGACGATCTCGGCCGGCGACATGGCAAGCGTCTGGTGCATCAGTTTGAGGATGACAGGCTCCAGCGTCGTGTCGTCCAACGGGCGGCCGAGGCCGGCGGCGAGTGCCGGCAGTTCGGCAAGGCCGAGATTGAAACCGCCCATCACGCCAATCATGATGTCGTGCGAATTCACCGGCGGAGCGATCTCCTCGATCGTATGGCCCATCGACGCGAGCAGGGCGGCCGTCGCGTCGAGTGTCGCCAGCACGTCCTCGGCGATCGACACGCTGCCCCAGGCGGTGCGGGCAAGGCCGATGCGCAGCTTGCCGGTCGGTTGGGTCAGCTCGTCGAGATAGGGCCGCTCCGGCTGGCGGATGATGAACGGATCGCCCGGCTCCGGGCCGGCAAAGACGTCGAGTGCGGCGGCCATGTCGCGCACCGTGCGGCAGACCACGAATTCGCGCGCCAGGCCGAACAGCGAATCCTGCCCGTCCGGACCGCCGGAAACCCGGCCGCGCGAGGGATTGAGGCCGACGAGGCCGCACCAGCCGGCGGGAATGCGGATCGAGCCGCCACCATCCGAGGCATGCGCGATCGGCACGATGCCGGCGGCAACCGCCGCCGCCGCACCCCCGGAAGAGCCTCCGGCTGAGGCGTCGAGGTTCCAGGGGTTGCGGGTAATGCCTTCCAGAATGGTTTCGGTGAAGCCGGCGAAGGCCAGTTCCGGCACGGCGCTGCGGCCGACGATGCGCAGGCCCGCTGCCTTGGCCCGCTTTGTATAGTAGGCGTCGTGGGTGCTGACGCTGCCCTTCAGCAGCCGGCTGCCGCATTCCTGCAGGCGGCCTTCCTCCGTCGCGCCGATATCCTTGCGCAGGAACGGCACGCCATTGAAGGCGCCTTCCACCGGGCCGGGCACTCTTTCCGCATCGTCATAAAACTCGACGACGGCATTGATCGCCGGATCGACCTTTTCGAAGGCCTGCCGGGCAAGGCCTGCAAGTTCCGCGGCGGTCACCTCGCCGCGCTTGACGAGCTGGGCAAGGCTGGTGGCGTCGTGGCTGACATAGTCGGAAAGGTTCATGGGAAAGACCTGGTTGAAATGGGTGCAGGCATTGAAAGGGTTTTTGGTGCGGGCGGCAAGGGCGCGCCGCTTGCGAGGCGCGCCCGGCAGACCTTGTTCAGCAGGCCGGCCCAGATCGTAGAGTTGACGGGCGAATGTCTGCTGCCTGATGGCTGCGTCTCATCTGGAACGGATGAAAGCCTCAGGCCTCGTACGTCACCCGGCCGCCGCAGATCGTCATCTTCGGACGGACCTCACGGATACGCTCCGGCTCGACCGCTTCGATGTCGTTGTCGAGGATGACGACGTCGGCGAAGTAGCCGGGCTTGAGCATGCCCTTGCGATCTTCGGCAAACTCCGCGTAGGCGCTGCCGATCGTATAGGCGGCGATGGCATCGTGCAGGCTGACGGAATGATCCGGATCGCCCTCCTGCCAGACCGTTCGTGTCACGGCGGCCTGGATGCCGGCGATCGGGTCGATCGGCGAGACCGGCCAGTCGGAGGAGAAGGCCAATGCTGCACCCGTTTCCTTGATGCGCCGCCAGGCATAGGCGAGATAACGGCGCTTCTCGCCGATGCGCGAGAGGGTCGGTTCGAGCGGAAAGCACATACCGCCCGGCGGATGCGGCGGCTGCATGGAGGCGATGACGCCGAGCTTAGCAAAGCGTGGCATGTCCTCTTCGGTGATCAGCTCGACATGCTCGATGCGATGGCGGCTGTCGCGGGCGCCGTTGGCCTTCTGCGCGGCCTCATAGCCGTTCAGCACGCGCCGCACGGCGCCGTCGCCGATGGCGTGTACCGCGATCTGCAGGCCGCGACGGTCGATCTCGGTGGCGAGTTCGGCGAAGTCCTCGTTGCTGAAATAGGGCTCGCCATACCAATCCGGCCGGTCCGCATAGGGCTCGACGAGGAAGGCGGTGCCGGATTCCAGCACGCCGTCCATGAAGACCTTGACCATGCCGGAGGAAACCCAGTCGCTGCGGTAGCGCCGATCCATCTCGCTTGCCTTTTCGAGATCGGCGAGCGTCATCGGCTTCTTGAAATGATAGGGCACCTGGCCGCGCACGGTGATCGTGCCGTCCTCTTCCAGCGCCGCCATCAGCTGGAGCTGGTAGAAATTGCCGTCCATGTTGTGAAACGAGGTGATGCCGTGTTTGGCGGCGTGGGCCAGGCCGCGGCGCATGATCGCCTTGTCGGCCTCCCATTCCGCAGCACTTGGCGCGGGGTCGGGCTCGCCGCCGGTCTCGATGCCGAGATGGGTGCGGTTCGGGCCGCCGAGATGCAGGACGGGCGACATGGCTTCGGATTCGCGCAGCTCGCCGGTCGCAAGGCCATCCGGCCCCATCACCACTTCGTTGCCGGGATTGACCGTCTTGCCGTGCAGGATGCCGGCCATGTCGAGCGCCTTGGTATTCGCCCAGCTGGTGTGATGATCGGCGCCGACCAGCACGACCGGTCGGTCCGCGATGATGCGGTCGATATGGTGTCGCGTCAGCGGCTCGTCTTCGGAAATCATTGTGTAACCGGCGCCGTGGCCGGTCAAAAGCGCGTCGTCGGGATGGGTGGTGGCATGGGCAAGCAGGCTCGCCTTCAGCGCCTCGAAACCTTCAATGCCGGCAAGCTGCAGGTGTCCCAGCTCCTCGGCGCCGCCGAACATGTGGATGTGGCTTTCGATGAAGCCCGGCAGCACCGAGGCGCCGCGCGCATCGATAGTCCGAGTTTCTTCGCCCTTCAGCGCAAGGATATCGCGCTCGCTGCCGACGGCAGCGATCCGGCCGCCGGCAAGCGCAATGGCTTCGGCACGCGGATTGGCCTCGTCCATGGTGAGGACGCGCGCATTGATAACAATGAGATCGGCGGATACGGGCATGCAGGTCTCCTCCTCTTGCCACCCCTACGTCCTTTGGCGCAGGCCGAAAGACGAAGGAATACGCCAAAGGGATAGGTGCCCGCATGCGCGATGTCAGATCTATCCGGCGACGTTAAACGTTACCTCATCGAGCCCATCGATATGCGCGACCATCGTATCGCCCTTTTCGATAGCACCCACTCCGGCCGGCGTGCCGGCGAAAATGAGGTCGCCCGGTTGCAGCGTGAACAGACGGGACAGATAGGCAATCATCTCCGGCACCTTCCAGATCATCTGGTTGAGGTTGCCGTTCTGGCGAACCGCACCATTGACGGCAAGCCGGATCGCGCCCTCGCTCAGGTGACCGGTCTCGGCTGCGGAGTGGATGAAGCCGCAGGGCGCGGACCGTTCGAAGGCTTTCGCGACCTCCCAGGGGCGGCCATGTTTCTTGGCTTCCGCCTGCAAGTCACGCCGTGTCATATCGAGGCCGACGGCGTAGCCGTAGACGCAATCCAGCGCATGCTCGACCGGAATGTCGCTACCGCCGCTCTTCAGCGCGACGACCAGCTCGACCTCATGATGTACGTCCGTGCTTGCCGGGGGATAGGGAAAGTCCTCGCCGGGCAGGACCAGGGTGTCCGGGTTCTTCTGGAAGAAGAAGGGCGGCTCCTTGTCGGGGTCATGACCCATCTCGATGGCATGATCGGCGAAGTTTCGACCGACGCAATAGATGCGGTGCACCGGGAAGAGCGCGTCGCTTCCCTTGATGGGCAGGGTGGGAATGGCAGCGAGCGCGAAAATATAGGTCGAGGCTGCGCTGGAAGGTTGTGACGTCATGAGAGGCCGCACTTTCAAAGGTCGTGATTTGAACGCGGACGCTAGCATGCCGGCCGACCGCAATCGATCCGTCCTCTGTCTGATACCGCTCGCGATTGCATGAACTTGAAAAATCACGGATAGAGGCAGGATGACGAAGGATGCCCCGGCGGACATGAACAATCCCAAAAAGACGAAGGACACCACGCCGCGCGAGCGCCGGCGTTCACTGGCGATCGGCCTCCTGAAGGCGCGCGAGGCGGTGATGAGCCATTTCCGGCCGATCCTTGCCGATCACGACGTTACCGAGCAGCAATGGCGGGTGTTGCGCGCGCTGTCGGAGGCCGGCCAGCTCGATGCCACGGAGGTGGCGGAGAAAGCCTTCATTCTCGCACCCAGCCTCACGCGCATGCTGCGCTCCCTGGAAGAGCGCGGATTGATCACGCGGGAGAAAGACGAGGCAGACGGTCGCCGGGTGCTCCTGGCGCTCGCACCCGCCGGTCAGGCTGTCATCGACGAGGTGATGCCGGATTCGCGCCGCGTCTATGCGGATATCGACGCGCGTTTTGGCGCCAAGCGTGTCGATGCGCTTCTCGACATGCTGGAGGAACTCGCCGCCCTCAAGCTTGATGGCAAGGCGGGCGGCGAGGAGTAGCGGTCAGCGCGCGACCTTGGCGAGACCGGCGTCGAGCGCTGCGACGATGCGCTCCACATCCGTCGCGGTAATGATGAGCGGCGGCGACAGGATGATGTTGGCGCCGGAGGTGCGCACCATCACACCGGCATCGTAGGTGCCCTCATAGATCGTCGCGACGACATCCTTTGCAGCCGACGCCTTGGTGTTGCGGTCGGCGACGAGTTCGAGCGCGCACATCAGCCCCTTGCCGCGCACGTCGCCGATGATCTCGTGTTTCGCTTTCAGTCCTTGGAGCCCGGCCACCAGTTCCAAGCCGCGCGCGGCGGCATTCGTCGCGACATCGGCGCGCCTGGTTTCCTTCAGCGTCGCCAAAGCCGCCGCCGCACCCACCGGATGGCCGGAATAGGTGTAGCCGTGGCCGATCGCGCCAAAACTGTTCTTGTTGGCCTCGAAGGCTTCCGCGATCCTGTCGGCGATCATCACCGCGCCGAAGGGGAAATAGCCATTGGTGATGGCCTTCGCGGTGGACATGAAGTCGGGCCTGACGCCCCACAGGCGGGATCCGGTCCAGGCGCCGGTGCGGCCGAAGGCGGTGATCACCTCGTCGGCGATCAGCAGGATACCGTGCCGGTCGCAGATGTCGCGCATCAGCGGCATGAATGTCTCGTGCGGCACGATCACGCCACCGGCACCCAGCACCGGTTCCATGATGAGGGCCGCGATCGTATCGGCGCCCTGGAAGGCGATCTCATCTTCAAACTGTTTGGCGATGAGGCTTGCCAGTGTCGCCGGATCCTCGGTGCCGAAGGGATTGCGGTAGAGATAGGGGCTTGCCAGATGCGTGACGCCGGGCAGCAGCGGTTCGTAGTTGCGGCGGAAATTGGCGTTGCCGTTGACCGACGCGCCGCCAAAATGAGTGCCGTGATATCCCTTCTTCAGCGCGATGAACTTCGTGCGTTCCGGCTGGCCGTTGATCTTGTGATACTGGCGGGCGAGGCGCAGGCACGTTTCCACCGAATCCGAGCCGCCCGAGGTGAAGAAGGCGCGTGTCAGCCCGTCCTCCCTGAACCATTCGGCCAGCTCGTAGGACAGTTCGATCAGCGGCGAATTGGTCGTGCCGCGGAAGGTGGAATAATAGGGAAGCTGGTCGAGCTGGTCGCGGATTGCCGCCTTCACCGGCTCGCAGGAATAACCGAGATTGACGTTCCACAGGCCGCCGACCGCATCGAGCACGGTCTTGCCTTGCAGGTCGGTGATCTCGACGCCCGCTGCGGCGTTGACGATTTTTGGCGGGTTGGCGCGCATTTCCGCCGGGTGCGCCATGGGGTGCCAGAGATGACGGGCATTGTTCTCGACGAGGAAATTGGTTTCACGCATGGGGCTTCTCCGGTTTTCTAGAGGCCGAGCATCGCTCTGGCTTCGGCATAACTTTCGGCGGGGCGGGTGACGTCGAAATGCACATTGGGCAGGCCGACCGCGTTGGCGCCCTCGATGTTCTTCTTCTGGTCGTCGACGAAGACGCAGTTCTCTTTTGCGACCTGGATTTCGGCGATCGCCTGTTCATAGGCGCGCGGGTCGGGTTTCAGGATGCCGGTATAGGTGGCGTCGACGATGACGTCGAAGAGATCGATCAGCGGAAAGCGCTTGCGGAAATCGACGCCGTAGAAGAGATCGAGTTCGTTGGAGAGGATGGCGAGCTTCACGCCGGCGGCCTTTGCCGCAAGGATCGTCTCACGCGCTTCCGGGCGCAAGACGAGGTCCGGTTCGGCGCCGCGGGCACGCTGGACGAAGGTCTTCATGTCCGCCCAGTCTTCGCCGACCAGCCGGCCGGTCTCGCGCGTGCGCTCCATCCAGTAATCGCGCTCGGTGATTTCGCGGTTCTGCATGCGCTGCCAGAGCGGGTCGGTCGCTGGATCGAACGGTCCTTTCCAGGTGAGCGTGCGGGGGGCGAGCCCCAGAGCGCGCTCGGTAACGTCATGCGTTTCGAACAGCGTTCGGGTGACGACGCCGCCGAAATCGAGGATCAGCGCCTTCGTCATGCCGCTTCCGCCTTTCCACCCGGCACCACGCCGCGTGCTACCCAGCCGTCGAAAATTTCCAGCGCCTTCGCCGAAAAGGCAGGGTCGTTGATATGGGCGTTTATCTCGTGCAGCGCGACTGACACAGGCAGCGCCGAACGGAAGGCCTCGACGAGTGCCGCAAGCCCATCCGGAT encodes:
- a CDS encoding LysR family transcriptional regulator; translation: MLTILIFDGDVVLDPRLLRAFVAIADAGSFTAAADRLHMTQSTMSQQIARLEEAIGRDLVDRAARPVRLTVTGERLLGHARRILALQTEALTLVAETSGTTSVRIGMPDDIATPEMARAFAAFTKRHKEARLDVTTGLRADLNRRYRAGELDIVVLKEDTPSADSWASFEEPIAWFTAMDAAPDLPDPTPLVTFPPGGLYRDAMSERLERERRRWYVAFTSASLRNVLMAVEAGLGLSLLPIDATKGWRVKQLADFGAEPPVVASLYAWERNGIVGELASEVLDILKRHFARLD
- a CDS encoding cyanate transporter, whose product is MDTVEARADRDWAMLALVVLIGLNLRPFLAAPAPILAEIVADTGLGYGGIAMLTLLPMFLMGLGAFIAPGLQVKLGARRGLLMALCILLFGSALRLVAVDGVSLILTAALCGIGVAFIQAAFPGIIKARFPTQVPVVTGLYSAMIMAGGAFGARLMPVLVHAGFGWRAALAWLALPVVIALAAAWRILSDVQSSKPDGTLTRQLLSRPRTWVLMAAFGLINAGYTSMIAWLAPYYQAQGWNSTDSSGLVAIMAICQAVAALGLPIFARGNIDRRRWLWLTIAFQAIGFFGLAGLPDLAPAVWAGLCGAGLGGSFALAIVTALDHLPRPEQAGALAALMQGGGFLIAAIGPYAMAVLHDWTGGFAAGWALHLGCVLVTALLYLRFDPRSYPDAMPLPS
- a CDS encoding bifunctional allantoicase/(S)-ureidoglycine aminohydrolase; amino-acid sequence: MQRSYYSSLGGHPPQSDLLTGRAVFTEAYAVIPKGTMQDIVTSFLPFWNDTRCWVIARPLSGFAETFSQYIMEVAPGGGSDRPEQDPDAEGVLFVVDGEVELTLPTGKHTLEPGGYAFLPPGLKWSLHNRSGAHTRFHWIRKAYEAVDGLPHPEPLILNEKDIKPSEMPGTNGGWATTRFVDPNDLRHDMHVTIVTLMPGAVIPFAETHVMEHGLYVLQGKAVYRLNQDWVEVEAGDFMWLRAFCPQACYAGGPGPFRYLLYKDVNRHMALKPFGSRR
- a CDS encoding ankyrin repeat domain-containing protein; its protein translation is MTLDLHKAAAADDAVAIKALLAKGVAIDARDGSGATALLVATHANRVNAARALIEAGADVNAKDAISDSPYLYAGARGHLDILKLTLSHGADLKSINRYGGTALIPAAERGHVETVDTLIKAGIEVDHVNRLGWTALLEAIILGDGGKRHVQIVDLLIKAGTNVNLADDDGVTPLQHARGRGFGEMVALLEKAGAK
- a CDS encoding cation transporter; the encoded protein is MRTEQGLLRISIAVTIVLAGVGILFGILSGSFAIVFDGVYALTDAAMTVLALLVSNLIASSATGGGKGRLVKHFTMGFWHLEPMVLGLNGILLTGAAIYALINAIGSIMDGGRPLDFDQAIIYAVVTIIVTVAMAIIATRANRTLQSDFVALDAKAWMMSAGLTSALLVAFVIGYFIQGTAHEWLSPYIDPVALALVCLVIIPIPAGTIRQALADILLVTPGDLKSHVDAIAKTIVERHGFLSYRAYVARVGRGRQIELFFIVPEDFPPRKLQEWDDIRDEIGIAIGDEGPDRWLTIAFTTDPEWAD
- a CDS encoding pseudoazurin, with product MRIMAKSIVGAAAVILALALPAAAADFEVHMLNKGAEGAMVFEPAFVKVAPGDTVTFIPTDKGHNVETIKGMIPDGAEAFKSKMNENYKVTFDKPGAYGVKCTPHVGMGMVGVVVVGDAPANLDAVKTGKLPKKARERMDGAITAFGL
- a CDS encoding amidase, whose translation is MNLSDYVSHDATSLAQLVKRGEVTAAELAGLARQAFEKVDPAINAVVEFYDDAERVPGPVEGAFNGVPFLRKDIGATEEGRLQECGSRLLKGSVSTHDAYYTKRAKAAGLRIVGRSAVPELAFAGFTETILEGITRNPWNLDASAGGSSGGAAAAVAAGIVPIAHASDGGGSIRIPAGWCGLVGLNPSRGRVSGGPDGQDSLFGLAREFVVCRTVRDMAAALDVFAGPEPGDPFIIRQPERPYLDELTQPTGKLRIGLARTAWGSVSIAEDVLATLDATAALLASMGHTIEEIAPPVNSHDIMIGVMGGFNLGLAELPALAAGLGRPLDDTTLEPVILKLMHQTLAMSPAEIVTIFETMRKIRHDVAMATASYDILLTPTTPVTAPEHGRFSTTRSDLTATGFAEGDTTLFTFLGTFNATGQPSVSLPLGLDRNHMPVGIQIVGRFADEATLVRVARDLEEARPWSAMLPPVHAGR
- a CDS encoding amidohydrolase, with the protein product MPVSADLIVINARVLTMDEANPRAEAIALAGGRIAAVGSERDILALKGEETRTIDARGASVLPGFIESHIHMFGGAEELGHLQLAGIEGFEALKASLLAHATTHPDDALLTGHGAGYTMISEDEPLTRHHIDRIIADRPVVLVGADHHTSWANTKALDMAGILHGKTVNPGNEVVMGPDGLATGELRESEAMSPVLHLGGPNRTHLGIETGGEPDPAPSAAEWEADKAIMRRGLAHAAKHGITSFHNMDGNFYQLQLMAALEEDGTITVRGQVPYHFKKPMTLADLEKASEMDRRYRSDWVSSGMVKVFMDGVLESGTAFLVEPYADRPDWYGEPYFSNEDFAELATEIDRRGLQIAVHAIGDGAVRRVLNGYEAAQKANGARDSRHRIEHVELITEEDMPRFAKLGVIASMQPPHPPGGMCFPLEPTLSRIGEKRRYLAYAWRRIKETGAALAFSSDWPVSPIDPIAGIQAAVTRTVWQEGDPDHSVSLHDAIAAYTIGSAYAEFAEDRKGMLKPGYFADVVILDNDIEAVEPERIREVRPKMTICGGRVTYEA
- a CDS encoding fumarylacetoacetate hydrolase family protein, with protein sequence MTSQPSSAASTYIFALAAIPTLPIKGSDALFPVHRIYCVGRNFADHAIEMGHDPDKEPPFFFQKNPDTLVLPGEDFPYPPASTDVHHEVELVVALKSGGSDIPVEHALDCVYGYAVGLDMTRRDLQAEAKKHGRPWEVAKAFERSAPCGFIHSAAETGHLSEGAIRLAVNGAVRQNGNLNQMIWKVPEMIAYLSRLFTLQPGDLIFAGTPAGVGAIEKGDTMVAHIDGLDEVTFNVAG
- the hpaR gene encoding homoprotocatechuate degradation operon regulator HpaR; this encodes MNNPKKTKDTTPRERRRSLAIGLLKAREAVMSHFRPILADHDVTEQQWRVLRALSEAGQLDATEVAEKAFILAPSLTRMLRSLEERGLITREKDEADGRRVLLALAPAGQAVIDEVMPDSRRVYADIDARFGAKRVDALLDMLEELAALKLDGKAGGEE